From the genome of Miscanthus floridulus cultivar M001 chromosome 10, ASM1932011v1, whole genome shotgun sequence, one region includes:
- the LOC136485196 gene encoding LOW QUALITY PROTEIN: probable protein S-acyltransferase 23 (The sequence of the model RefSeq protein was modified relative to this genomic sequence to represent the inferred CDS: deleted 1 base in 1 codon) — MAEIEVVSEGGRRDEDEERRRQEGAGEPPADPVVDVYSAAAYGDLERLRGFVEQGGAAAAAALREPDGNGYHALQWAALNNYPHVALYIIEHGGDVNATDHARQTALHWAAVRGSTSVADVLMEHGARVEAADVNGYRAVHVASQYGQTSFLHHIISKYGADFDALDNDGRSALHWAAYKGNADTIRLLLFMDANQVRQDKNGCTALHWAAIRGNLEVCTVLVHTGTKEELTLKDSGGLTPVQLAAEKGHRHLSNILSNATKVSFEDKFFPGKSRKIGYAPFLFAYLVVCLILFLNSIVFAPNFSRITATAGLWSWAAVSLFFASQVMFYRVSRKNPGYIKANSKRSDPKEPLMEIDLTNSSTWTGNWSQLCPTCKIIRPMRSKHCPTCKHCVEQFDHHCPWISNCVGKRNKWDFFVFLWMGIATSFLGAAVGFHRLWTEPVILSSSESWMHFMVTEHPGAVLFMFLDVFLLTGALILTGAQAVQIARNMTTNEVANRSRYTYLRGPDGRFRNPYSRGCQRNCTDFLINGYSNDEEVAWPTLQQTVQGR, encoded by the exons ATGGCGGAGATCGAGGTGGTGTCCGAAGGCGGCaggcgggacgaggacgaggagcggcggcggcaggaAGGTGCGGGGGAGCCGCCGGCGGACCCCGTGGTGGACGTGTACTCGGCGGCGGCGTACGGGGACCTGGAGCGGCTCCGCGGCTTCGTCGAGCAggggggagccgccgccgccgccgcgctcagGGAGCCCGACGGCAACGGCTACCACGCGCTCCAGTGGGCCGCGCTCAACAACTACCCCCACGTCGCGCTCTACATCATCGAG CACGGGGGCGACGTG AATGCGACGGACCACGCGAGGCAGACGGCGCTGCACTGGGCGGCGGTGCGTGGGTCCACTTCCGTGGCAGACGTGCTGATGGAGCACGGCGCCAGGGTCGAGGCCGCCGACGTCAATGGCTACCGG GCAGTCCATGTTGCATCTCAGTATGGCCAAACATCATTCTTGCATCACATTATCTCAAAGTACGGTGCAGATTTTGATGCTTTGGACAATGATGGGAGGAGCGCGCTGCACTG GGCTGCCTACAAAGGAAATGCAGATACAATCAGATTACTGCTATTTATGGATGCTAATCAAGTAAGGCAAGACAAAAATG GTTGTACCGCTTTACACTGGGCTGCTATAAGAGGGAATTTGGAGGTTTGCACAGTTCTTGTACATACTGGTACGAAGGAAGAACTCACACTTAAGGATAGTGGTGGCTTAACTCCTGTGCAACTTGCAGCAGAAAAAGGTCATCGGCATCTTTCCAATATCCTT TCTAATGCTACAAAAGTAAGCTTTGAAGACAAGTTCTTCCCTGGGAAATCGAGGAAAATTGGATACGCCCCTTTCTTGTTTGCTTATCTTGTCGTCTGCCTCATCCTTTTCCTAAACTCGATTGTATTTG CACCTAATTTTTCTAGGATCACTGCTACTGCTGGTCTTTGGTCTTGGGCTGCTGTATCACTTTTCTTTGCATCTCAAGTAATGTTCTACAGAGTTAGCAG AAAAAATCCTGGCTACATCAAGGCAAATTCCAAGCGATCTGATCCGAAG GAGCCACTTATGGAAATTGATCTTACCAACTCCTCTACTTGGACAGGCAATTGGTCTCAGTTATGCCCTACTTGCAAG ATAATTCGACCTATGCGCTCCAAACATTGTCCAACTTGTAAGCATTGTGTTGAGCAGTTTGACCATCACTGCCCATGGATATCAAACTGTGTTGGAAAG CGAAATAAGTGGGACTTTTTCGTGTTTCTTTGGATGGGGATAGCTACATCCTTCCTGGGTGCTGCTGTTGGATTCCACA GACTTTGGACAGAGCCCGTTATACTCTCATCTTCAGAAtcgtggatgcatttcatggtgACAGAGCATCCTGGTGCTGTATTGTTCATGTTTCTGGATGTCTTTTTGTTAACTGGAGCTCTGATTCTGACTGGAGCACAAGCAGTACAG ATAGCACGGAACATGACAACTAATGAGGTAGCGAATCGATCTCGCTacacatatcttcgagggcctgATGGGCGTTTCAGAAATCCTTACAGTCGAGGTTGCCAGAGGAACTGCACTGATTTTCTTATCAATGGATACAGCAATGATGAGGAGGTCGCATGGCCAACACTTCAACAAACAGTACAGGGAAGATAG